ATCCCCCCCTTTGTCGGATGAGGTCAAGCGCGGCATAGACCAAACCCTTCGGCATGCGTTGGACGTAGCAGCCACGCCCCCTCAGCAGCGCAGCGAGGAACCGGTTCCCCGCTGGACCCTCAAACGCCTCGTGCGGTGGGTGAAAGAGACCTTTGCCATCGACTGCAGTCGAGAGACCTTGCGAAAACTCCTCAAGGAATTAGGCTTTTCCTGGAAGAAGGCTCGAAAACTGTTGAATAAAGCAAATCCAGAGCAGCGAGTGGCTTTTCTCAAAACGTTGGAGAAGCTATTAGACGACGCCCTGCATGAGCGCTGTTTGGTGGTGTATCTGGATGAGGCGCATGTCCATCTCGACACCGATGAAGGC
This portion of the Halomicronema hongdechloris C2206 genome encodes:
- a CDS encoding winged helix-turn-helix domain-containing protein → MDVAATPPQQRSEEPVPRWTLKRLVRWVKETFAIDCSRETLRKLLKELGFSWKKARKLLNKANPEQRVAFLKTLEKLLDDALHERCLVVYLDEAHVHLDTDEGYGWSICGQRFWVSSSSLA